The sequence below is a genomic window from Candidatus Afararchaeum irisae.
AACTCAAAACCGAAACGAATCTGATACCCGATAGAAGCTTCGTCACGAGAGGCGTCGTCTGGGGCGTAGTTATCGGAGTAGGAGTTGGAAGTCTGAGCTACGGCTTGGGTGCCGGGGTCAGGAAAGTCCTCAGATCTCAATCTCGTCGAGGAGATGTCTGAGACAGCCCTCCGCCATCTTCTTCTTGATCTGTCTCCTGTCGCCGTCGTACTCGTCTCTTCTGACCGACGTGAAGGAGTCACAGGTTCCCCAGTCGCCCGAGTAGGCGACGGCGGTATAGACAGTCCCGACGGGCTTGTCGTGGGTACCGCCCGAAGGACCTGTGATACCCGTGACTGCGATTCCCCAGGTCGATCCTGACGAGTCACGCGCTGACTGTGCGAGTTGGCGCGCTGTCTCTTCACTCACAGCACCGTACTCGTCGAGTGTCTCCCTTCTCACACCGAGTTGAAGCTGTGAACCGTACGAGTAGACGACGTATCCTCTCTCGAAGAAAGACGACGAGCCGGCGTAGTCAGTCAGGATCGACGAGACGAGACCTCCCGTACACGACTCGGCGACTGCGAGGGTCTCGTCTCTCGGGCTGAGACTCTTACGTATCTTCTCGACAGTCTCACGTACGGTGTCTGTCATACCATAGAAA
It includes:
- a CDS encoding CinA family protein, with the protein product MTDTVRETVEKIRKSLSPRDETLAVAESCTGGLVSSILTDYAGSSSFFERGYVVYSYGSQLQLGVRRETLDEYGAVSEETARQLAQSARDSSGSTWGIAVTGITGPSGGTHDKPVGTVYTAVAYSGDWGTCDSFTSVRRDEYDGDRRQIKKKMAEGCLRHLLDEIEI